Proteins from a single region of Ziziphus jujuba cultivar Dongzao chromosome 1, ASM3175591v1:
- the LOC107434923 gene encoding tyrosine decarboxylase — protein MGSLNLNHSLKPDSDNLENLLDPEEFRRQGHMIIDFIADYYKTIEKYPVLSQVEPGYLRKRLPKSAPYDPEPIETILHDVQDHIVPGLTHWQSPNYFAFFPSSGSIAGFLGEMLATGFNVVGFNWMSSPAASELESIVMDWLGEMLRLPESFLFSGGGGGVLQGTTCEAMLCTLVAARDQMLSKVGRENIGNLVVYASDQTHSAFKKATQIAGIDQKNFRVIKTSRSTSFSLPPDLLRSTICSDIKAGLFPTFVCATMGTTSTTAVDPLGPICQVAKDYGMWVHVDAAYAGSCCVCPEFRHFIDGVEGANSFSFNAHKWFFTTLDCCCLWLKDPSALIKSLSTNPEFLRNKATDSKEVVDYKDWQIALSRRFRALKLWLVLRSYGVEKLRNMLKSHVEMAKTFEGLVAADKRFETVHPRNFALVCFRISPTAIDKNKLSQNRGAHFDDDDQDHDHECINDVNHKLLESINASGSIYMTHTVVDGIFLLRFAVGATLTEESHIFMAWKVIKQHAEDILKDYV, from the coding sequence ATGGGTAGCCTCAATTTGAACCATTCTCTGAAACCCGATTCTGACAACTTGGAAAACCTTCTTGATCCTGAAGAGTTCAGGAGGCAAGGCCATATGATCATCGACTTCATTGCTGATTACTACAAAACCATTGAGAAATACCCGGTTTTGAGCCAAGTTGAACCTGGTTATCTCCGAAAACGATTGCCAAAATCCGCACCTTATGACCCCGAACCAATCGAAACCATCCTCCATGATGTCCAAGATCATATAGTTCCTGGTCTGACACACTGGCAAAGCCCTAACTACTTTGCATTCTTCCCTTCAAGTGGAAGCATCGCAGGGTTTCTCGGCGAGATGCTCGCCACCGGATTCAACGTCGTCGGCTTCAACTGGATGTCGTCCCCAGCCGCGAGCGAGCTCGAAAGCATAGTCATGGATTGGCTCGGAGAAATGCTTAGGCTTCCCGAGTCTTTCCTTTTCTCCGGCGGAGGCGGTGGCGTTTTGCAAGGAACCACTTGCGAGGCCATGCTTTGTACCCTAGTTGCTGCTAGGGATCAAATGCTGAGCAAAGTCGGGAGAGAAAATATCGGAAATCTAGTCGTTTATGCGTCGGACCAAACTCATAGTGCATTCAAGAAAGCTACACAGATTGCCGGAATTGACCAGAAGAATTTCCGCGTCATAAAGACCTCAAGATCGACATCGTTTTCTCTCCCTCCTGATTTGCTAAGATCCACTATTTGCTCGGATATCAAAGCTGGTTTATTCCCTACCTTTGTATGTGCTACCATGGGAACAACGTCAACCACTGCGGTTGATCCATTGGGACCCATATGTCAAGTGGCAAAAGATTATGGCATGTGGGTTCATGTCGATGCTGCATACGCAGGGAGTTGCTGTGTCTGTCCCGAGTTTCGACATTTCATCGATGGCGTTGAAGGTGCGAACTCGTTCAGTTTCAATGCACACAAATGGTTCTTCACGACCCTTGACTGTTGCTGCCTATGGTTGAAAGATCCAAGCGCCTTGATCAAATCACTCTCGACCAACCCCGAGTTTTTAAGAAACAAAGCCACCGATTCGAAAGAAGTGGTTGACTACAAAGACTGGCAAATTGCACTCAGCCGAAGGTTCAGAGCCTTAAAACTCTGGCTCGTGCTGAGAAGCTACGGAGTTGAGAAACTCAGGAACATGCTCAAAAGCCATGTTGAAATGGCCAAGACTTTCGAAGGGCTCGTAGCCGCCGACAAAAGGTTCGAGACTGTTCATCCTAGGAATTTCGCGCTGGTCTGTTTTAGAATCTCTCCCACAGCGATCGATAAGAACAAGCTGAGCCAGAACCGTGGAGCAcattttgatgatgatgatcaggaTCATGATCATGAATGTATAAACGACGTTAACCACAAGTTATTGGAGTCCATCAACGCGTCTGGTTCTATATATATGACGCACACGGTGGTTGATGGAATATTTTTGCTCCGATTCGCAGTTGGTGCAACCCTGACCGAAGAATCACATATTTTCATGGCTTGGAAGGTGATAAAACAACATGCAGAAGATATTCTTAAGGATTATGTCTGA
- the LOC107434932 gene encoding glucan endo-1,3-beta-glucosidase 11-like isoform X1: protein MNNFRVFSLFVYVFLLFLPPIASLTVQAFTGTYGINYGRIADNIPSPDEVVTLLRAAKIKNVRIYDAEHSVLKAFSGTGLELVVGLPNGLLKDMSANADHAMEWVKENVQAFLPETHICGIAVGNEVLGGSDYELWGALLGAVKNIYNAVKKLNLDDVVQITTAHSQAVFSNSYPPSSCTFRDNVVQYMKPLLEFFAQVGSPFCLNAYPFLAYMSDPENIDINYALFKSTQGIYDPKTDLHYDNMLDAQIDAAYAALENAGYKKMEVVVTETGWASRGDENESAATVNNARTYNYNLRKRLAKKKGTPLRPKNVVKAYIFAAFNEDLKPGATSERNFGLFKADGTIAYDIGFHGLDSSSAKSLLLYLKDSRSRYWFQFRSLFLPISVATLLLLLR, encoded by the exons ATGAATAATTTCCGAGTTTTCTCGCTGTTTGTCTACGTCTTCTTGCTGTTTTTGCCTCCGATTG CATCTCTCACCGTGCAGGCATTCACTGGGACATATGGAATAAATTATGGAAGAATTGCTGATAACATACCCTCACCTGATGAAGTTGTTACTCTCCTCAGAGCagcaaaaataaagaatgtcAGGATTTATGATGCTGAACATAGTGTTCTCAAGGCCTTTAGTGGAACTGGTCTTGAATTGGTGGTTGGACTTCCCAATGGATTGCTCAAAGACATGAGTGCCAATGCGGATCATGCAATGGAATGGGTTAAAGAAAATGTACAAGCATTTCTTCCTGAAACTCACATTTGTGGAATTGCTGTGGGAAATGAAGTTCTAGGTGGAAGTGATTATGAATTATGGGGAGCTTTACTGGGGGCggtgaaaaatatttataatgctGTAAAGAAGCTCAACTTAGATGATGTAGTACAGATCACCACAGCACATTCCCAGGCTGTTTTTTCTAATTCCTACCCTCCATCTTCATGTACATTCAGAGATAATGTTGTCCAATACATGAAGCCACTTTTGGAGTTCTTCGCACAAGTTGGTTCTCCCTTCTGTTTAAATGCTTACCCATTCCTTGCCTACATGAGTGATCCGGAGAATATTGATATTAATTATGCTCTTTTCAAGTCAACCCAGGGGATTTATGATCCAAAAACCGATCTTCATTATGATAACATGCTTGATGCTCAAATTGATGCCGCATATGCAGCTTTGGAAAATGCTGGATATAAGAAGATGGAAGTTGTTGTTACAGAGACTGGATGGGCTTCACGTGGAGATGAGAATGAATCGGCAGCGACAGTTAATAATGCAAGGACATATAACTACAACTTGCGGAAAAGGCTTGCAAAGAAGAAAGGAACGCCCCTCCGGCCAAAGAATGTTGTTAAGGCATATATTTTTGCAGCATTTAATGAGGATTTGAAGCCTGGGGCAACTTCGGAGAGAAACTTTGGACTATTCAAAGCTGATGGCACCATAGCATATGATATTGGGTTTCATGGACTTGATTCTTCCTCCGCAAAGTCattacttttatatttgaaG GATTCCCGAAGTCGATACTGGTTTCAGTTCCGGTCTTTATTTCTACCGATCTCTGTGGCAACATTGCTTTTGTTATTAAGATAA
- the LOC107434932 gene encoding glucan endo-1,3-beta-glucosidase 11-like precursor (The RefSeq protein has 2 substitutions compared to this genomic sequence), with protein sequence MNNFRVFSLFVYVFLLFLPPIASLTVQAFTGTYGINYGRIADNIPSPDEVVTLLRAAKIKNVRIYDAEHSVLKAFSGTGLELVVGLPNGLLKDMSANADHAMEWVKENVQAFLPETHICGIAVGNEVLGGSDYELWGALLGAVKNICNAVKKLNLDDVVQITTAHSQAVFSNSYPPSSCTFRDNVVQYMKPLLEFFAQVGSPFCLNAYPFFAYMSDPENIDINYALFKSTQGIYDPKTDLHYDNMLDAQIDAAYAALENAGYKKMEVVVTETGWASRGDENESAATVNNARTYNYNLRKRLAKKKGTPLRPKNVVKAYIFAAFNEDLKPGATSERNFGLFKADGTIAYDIGFHGLDSSSAKSLLLYLKFTLVYKMKDW encoded by the exons ATGAATAATTTCCGAGTTTTCTCGCTGTTTGTCTACGTCTTCTTGCTGTTTTTGCCTCCGATTG CATCTCTCACCGTGCAGGCATTCACTGGGACATATGGAATAAATTATGGAAGAATTGCTGATAACATACCCTCACCTGATGAAGTTGTTACTCTCCTCAGAGCagcaaaaataaagaatgtcAGGATTTATGATGCTGAACATAGTGTTCTCAAGGCCTTTAGTGGAACTGGTCTTGAATTGGTGGTTGGACTTCCCAATGGATTGCTCAAAGACATGAGTGCCAATGCGGATCATGCAATGGAATGGGTTAAAGAAAATGTACAAGCATTTCTTCCTGAAACTCACATTTGTGGAATTGCTGTGGGAAATGAAGTTCTAGGTGGAAGTGATTATGAATTATGGGGAGCTTTACTGGGGGCggtgaaaaatatttataatgctGTAAAGAAGCTCAACTTAGATGATGTAGTACAGATCACCACAGCACATTCCCAGGCTGTTTTTTCTAATTCCTACCCTCCATCTTCATGTACATTCAGAGATAATGTTGTCCAATACATGAAGCCACTTTTGGAGTTCTTCGCACAAGTTGGTTCTCCCTTCTGTTTAAATGCTTACCCATTCCTTGCCTACATGAGTGATCCGGAGAATATTGATATTAATTATGCTCTTTTCAAGTCAACCCAGGGGATTTATGATCCAAAAACCGATCTTCATTATGATAACATGCTTGATGCTCAAATTGATGCCGCATATGCAGCTTTGGAAAATGCTGGATATAAGAAGATGGAAGTTGTTGTTACAGAGACTGGATGGGCTTCACGTGGAGATGAGAATGAATCGGCAGCGACAGTTAATAATGCAAGGACATATAACTACAACTTGCGGAAAAGGCTTGCAAAGAAGAAAGGAACGCCCCTCCGGCCAAAGAATGTTGTTAAGGCATATATTTTTGCAGCATTTAATGAGGATTTGAAGCCTGGGGCAACTTCGGAGAGAAACTTTGGACTATTCAAAGCTGATGGCACCATAGCATATGATATTGGGTTTCATGGACTTGATTCTTCCTCCGCAAAGTCattacttttatatttgaaG TTTACTTTGGTCTATAAGATGAAAGACTGGTAA
- the LOC107434932 gene encoding glucan endo-1,3-beta-glucosidase 11-like isoform X2 — protein MNNFRVFSLFVYVFLLFLPPIASLTVQAFTGTYGINYGRIADNIPSPDEVVTLLRAAKIKNVRIYDAEHSVLKAFSGTGLELVVGLPNGLLKDMSANADHAMEWVKENVQAFLPETHICGIAVGNEVLGGSDYELWGALLGAVKNIYNAVKKLNLDDVVQITTAHSQAVFSNSYPPSSCTFRDNVVQYMKPLLEFFAQVGSPFCLNAYPFLAYMSDPENIDINYALFKSTQGIYDPKTDLHYDNMLDAQIDAAYAALENAGYKKMEVVVTETGWASRGDENESAATVNNARTYNYNLRKRLAKKKGTPLRPKNVVKAYIFAAFNEDLKPGATSERNFGLFKADGTIAYDIGFHGLDSSSAKSLLLYLKVGHRNFISGNDG, from the exons ATGAATAATTTCCGAGTTTTCTCGCTGTTTGTCTACGTCTTCTTGCTGTTTTTGCCTCCGATTG CATCTCTCACCGTGCAGGCATTCACTGGGACATATGGAATAAATTATGGAAGAATTGCTGATAACATACCCTCACCTGATGAAGTTGTTACTCTCCTCAGAGCagcaaaaataaagaatgtcAGGATTTATGATGCTGAACATAGTGTTCTCAAGGCCTTTAGTGGAACTGGTCTTGAATTGGTGGTTGGACTTCCCAATGGATTGCTCAAAGACATGAGTGCCAATGCGGATCATGCAATGGAATGGGTTAAAGAAAATGTACAAGCATTTCTTCCTGAAACTCACATTTGTGGAATTGCTGTGGGAAATGAAGTTCTAGGTGGAAGTGATTATGAATTATGGGGAGCTTTACTGGGGGCggtgaaaaatatttataatgctGTAAAGAAGCTCAACTTAGATGATGTAGTACAGATCACCACAGCACATTCCCAGGCTGTTTTTTCTAATTCCTACCCTCCATCTTCATGTACATTCAGAGATAATGTTGTCCAATACATGAAGCCACTTTTGGAGTTCTTCGCACAAGTTGGTTCTCCCTTCTGTTTAAATGCTTACCCATTCCTTGCCTACATGAGTGATCCGGAGAATATTGATATTAATTATGCTCTTTTCAAGTCAACCCAGGGGATTTATGATCCAAAAACCGATCTTCATTATGATAACATGCTTGATGCTCAAATTGATGCCGCATATGCAGCTTTGGAAAATGCTGGATATAAGAAGATGGAAGTTGTTGTTACAGAGACTGGATGGGCTTCACGTGGAGATGAGAATGAATCGGCAGCGACAGTTAATAATGCAAGGACATATAACTACAACTTGCGGAAAAGGCTTGCAAAGAAGAAAGGAACGCCCCTCCGGCCAAAGAATGTTGTTAAGGCATATATTTTTGCAGCATTTAATGAGGATTTGAAGCCTGGGGCAACTTCGGAGAGAAACTTTGGACTATTCAAAGCTGATGGCACCATAGCATATGATATTGGGTTTCATGGACTTGATTCTTCCTCCGCAAAGTCattacttttatatttgaaG GTCGGCCACAGAAATTTCATAAGTGGAAATGATGGGTAG
- the LOC107434932 gene encoding glucan endo-1,3-beta-glucosidase 11-like isoform X3 gives MNNFRVFSLFVYVFLLFLPPIASLTVQAFTGTYGINYGRIADNIPSPDEVVTLLRAAKIKNVRIYDAEHSVLKAFSGTGLELVVGLPNGLLKDMSANADHAMEWVKENVQAFLPETHICGIAVGNEVLGGSDYELWGALLGAVKNIYNAVKKLNLDDVVQITTAHSQAVFSNSYPPSSCTFRDNVVQYMKPLLEFFAQVGSPFCLNAYPFLAYMSDPENIDINYALFKSTQGIYDPKTDLHYDNMLDAQIDAAYAALENAGYKKMEVVVTETGWASRGDENESAATVNNARTYNYNLRKRLAKKKGTPLRPKNVVKAYIFAAFNEDLKPGATSERNFGLFKADGTIAYDIGFHGLDSSSAKSLLLYLK, from the exons ATGAATAATTTCCGAGTTTTCTCGCTGTTTGTCTACGTCTTCTTGCTGTTTTTGCCTCCGATTG CATCTCTCACCGTGCAGGCATTCACTGGGACATATGGAATAAATTATGGAAGAATTGCTGATAACATACCCTCACCTGATGAAGTTGTTACTCTCCTCAGAGCagcaaaaataaagaatgtcAGGATTTATGATGCTGAACATAGTGTTCTCAAGGCCTTTAGTGGAACTGGTCTTGAATTGGTGGTTGGACTTCCCAATGGATTGCTCAAAGACATGAGTGCCAATGCGGATCATGCAATGGAATGGGTTAAAGAAAATGTACAAGCATTTCTTCCTGAAACTCACATTTGTGGAATTGCTGTGGGAAATGAAGTTCTAGGTGGAAGTGATTATGAATTATGGGGAGCTTTACTGGGGGCggtgaaaaatatttataatgctGTAAAGAAGCTCAACTTAGATGATGTAGTACAGATCACCACAGCACATTCCCAGGCTGTTTTTTCTAATTCCTACCCTCCATCTTCATGTACATTCAGAGATAATGTTGTCCAATACATGAAGCCACTTTTGGAGTTCTTCGCACAAGTTGGTTCTCCCTTCTGTTTAAATGCTTACCCATTCCTTGCCTACATGAGTGATCCGGAGAATATTGATATTAATTATGCTCTTTTCAAGTCAACCCAGGGGATTTATGATCCAAAAACCGATCTTCATTATGATAACATGCTTGATGCTCAAATTGATGCCGCATATGCAGCTTTGGAAAATGCTGGATATAAGAAGATGGAAGTTGTTGTTACAGAGACTGGATGGGCTTCACGTGGAGATGAGAATGAATCGGCAGCGACAGTTAATAATGCAAGGACATATAACTACAACTTGCGGAAAAGGCTTGCAAAGAAGAAAGGAACGCCCCTCCGGCCAAAGAATGTTGTTAAGGCATATATTTTTGCAGCATTTAATGAGGATTTGAAGCCTGGGGCAACTTCGGAGAGAAACTTTGGACTATTCAAAGCTGATGGCACCATAGCATATGATATTGGGTTTCATGGACTTGATTCTTCCTCCGCAAAGTCattacttttatatttgaaG TGA